A single window of Vibrio sp. HB236076 DNA harbors:
- a CDS encoding YHYH protein, which translates to MTNKLLYTTTAVSVMAAVASIIYSSVSAKSSLTEPVDTTQAVQHANWADNVTITLQGSDNTFRFQSNGIPSHGFAEKYLIPTNPQNQPFANKPAEFFNVVESGSYFTETPIDTRITTKPVYSNSVTQTSLGQIGVALSGAQIFNDYENPDRSVVAKDDQVIHDHVPFLDECNGHTLVDGSNYHYHGIPVCIAEAAEQDGEHSIMIGVLQDGFPVYSNQDVGGVIVKSHDLDECSGHFGPTPEFPEGIYHYHLTADEAPYMVDCYHGEVESKLAHPQGGGPNFADIAEQLGVSEEALKNALGDTMPPDFSAAAQALNIDKSDLVNAMPPPPGQ; encoded by the coding sequence ATGACCAATAAACTCCTCTACACCACCACGGCAGTCTCTGTGATGGCAGCTGTTGCCTCCATCATTTACTCTTCGGTCTCAGCTAAAAGCAGCCTTACCGAGCCGGTCGACACAACTCAAGCGGTCCAACATGCCAATTGGGCAGACAATGTCACGATTACGCTTCAAGGCTCAGACAATACCTTTCGCTTTCAATCGAATGGTATTCCCAGTCATGGATTTGCCGAAAAGTATTTAATTCCGACTAACCCTCAAAATCAACCTTTTGCCAATAAACCCGCAGAATTTTTTAATGTTGTTGAATCAGGCAGTTATTTTACAGAAACCCCCATTGATACACGCATTACCACCAAACCGGTTTATTCAAACTCTGTCACCCAAACCTCATTAGGTCAGATAGGAGTGGCGTTAAGTGGCGCACAAATTTTCAATGATTATGAAAACCCAGATCGCTCTGTAGTGGCTAAAGACGATCAAGTGATTCACGATCACGTTCCTTTTCTGGATGAGTGTAATGGCCATACACTGGTCGATGGGTCAAATTATCACTACCACGGTATACCAGTCTGTATTGCTGAAGCGGCCGAGCAAGACGGAGAGCACTCAATTATGATCGGGGTATTACAAGATGGTTTCCCAGTATACAGCAATCAAGATGTCGGAGGCGTAATTGTGAAAAGTCATGATCTTGATGAATGCAGTGGCCATTTTGGACCCACCCCAGAATTTCCCGAGGGCATCTATCACTATCATTTAACCGCCGATGAAGCCCCATACATGGTTGATTGTTACCATGGTGAAGTAGAGAGTAAACTGGCTCACCCACAAGGTGGCGGCCCTAATTTCGCAGACATTGCCGAGCAACTTGGCGTCAGTGAAGAAGCGCTGAAAAACGCGCTAGGCGATACCATGCCACCCGACTTTTCAGCCGCTGCTCAAGCGCTCAATATCGACAAGAGTGACTTAGTCAATGCCATGCCACCACCTCCGGGTCAATAA
- a CDS encoding DUF1826 domain-containing protein, with protein MSTVHLLDSELDDTEKPLSYAIDTAPNVLANIYQCEHNIALWQRKLDQSLVDNIETMLRNTSTLALVQTVTPDNAAQWIENRLSEHPCAKPLGEDIALVVDMFCCLFDLEEVGLRLTKLDKPMCPKFHVDHVPCRLVTTYVGTATEWLANQDVNRDKLGSGSAGLTDSESGLYSSAEVIKKVTPGDIALLKGSGWEGNEAKGIVHRSPAMNNDQPRLLLTLDMI; from the coding sequence ATGTCTACTGTTCATTTACTTGACTCGGAACTGGACGATACCGAAAAGCCGTTGTCTTATGCCATCGATACGGCGCCCAATGTATTGGCTAACATCTACCAATGTGAACACAATATCGCGCTATGGCAACGAAAGCTAGACCAGAGTTTAGTCGATAACATTGAGACCATGCTACGCAATACAAGCACCTTGGCTTTAGTACAAACGGTCACGCCAGATAATGCGGCACAATGGATTGAGAATCGGTTATCTGAGCACCCATGCGCCAAGCCGCTAGGTGAAGACATTGCGCTCGTTGTCGATATGTTTTGTTGTCTGTTTGACCTTGAGGAGGTCGGACTGAGGCTCACCAAATTAGACAAGCCGATGTGTCCTAAATTTCATGTTGACCACGTACCGTGTCGTTTGGTCACCACTTATGTTGGTACGGCGACAGAGTGGCTTGCGAATCAGGATGTCAATCGAGATAAATTAGGGTCGGGGAGTGCTGGTCTGACCGACAGTGAATCTGGGTTGTATTCATCTGCCGAAGTGATTAAAAAGGTCACACCTGGCGATATCGCTTTATTAAAAGGCAGTGGTTGGGAAGGTAACGAAGCTAAGGGAATCGTGCATCGCTCTCCAGCCATGAACAATGATCAGCCGCGTTTATTACTGACATTGGATATGATCTGA
- the zigA gene encoding zinc metallochaperone GTPase ZigA produces MSIHPTSPLPVTVLSGFLGAGKTTVLRHILTNRQNRKVAVIVNDMSDINIDSSTIKNEVSLSHQQEKLVEMSNGCICCTLREDLLVEIQALAKEGRFDHIVIESTGISEPLPVAETFTFQDENGHSLSDIARLDTMVTVVDALNFMRDYQQAEDLQATEQHLGEEDERSVTDLLVDQVEFADVILISKSDLVSPESLAHLQGVLKTLNTTANIIVIRDGRVDISQVLNTGLFDFDKAQQSPGWLKELRGEHVPETEEYGISSFSYQARRPFDPEKFYHFLHNLEQFGTLLRSKGYFWLATRPDFAGQWSQAGGMARYGYGGMFWQATPKSQWPSDPEYLASIEKTWLEPFGDRRQELVFIGQNLDKLAMIKALDDCLISEEQAALGPKSWQHLADPFTEWEA; encoded by the coding sequence ATGAGTATTCATCCAACATCTCCGCTCCCCGTTACGGTTCTCTCTGGCTTTCTCGGCGCAGGAAAAACAACGGTTTTAAGGCATATTCTCACTAATCGTCAAAATCGAAAGGTCGCCGTGATTGTCAACGATATGAGTGACATCAATATCGATTCTTCAACCATTAAGAATGAGGTTTCGCTTAGTCATCAACAAGAAAAATTGGTTGAAATGAGTAATGGTTGTATCTGCTGTACCTTGCGAGAAGATTTATTGGTCGAGATCCAAGCGTTAGCCAAAGAAGGTCGATTTGACCATATTGTGATTGAATCAACAGGCATTTCTGAACCTTTGCCTGTCGCAGAGACTTTTACCTTTCAGGATGAAAACGGTCATTCCTTATCGGACATTGCCCGACTCGATACTATGGTAACCGTTGTTGATGCGTTAAATTTTATGCGTGACTACCAGCAAGCTGAAGACTTACAAGCCACCGAACAACACCTCGGTGAAGAGGATGAGCGCAGTGTGACTGATCTGTTAGTCGACCAAGTTGAATTCGCCGATGTTATCCTGATCAGCAAAAGCGATCTCGTCTCGCCAGAGTCATTAGCACATCTACAAGGGGTACTGAAAACGCTAAATACAACGGCTAACATTATTGTGATTCGCGATGGTCGCGTGGATATTTCACAAGTATTAAACACCGGGTTATTTGACTTTGACAAAGCCCAGCAGTCTCCAGGTTGGCTCAAAGAGTTGCGCGGCGAACACGTACCGGAAACGGAAGAATACGGCATCAGCAGTTTTAGTTATCAAGCTCGTCGTCCATTTGATCCTGAAAAGTTTTATCACTTTTTGCATAACCTCGAACAATTTGGCACCTTGCTTCGCTCAAAAGGGTATTTTTGGTTGGCGACTCGGCCTGATTTTGCCGGTCAGTGGAGTCAGGCCGGTGGAATGGCTCGTTATGGCTATGGCGGTATGTTTTGGCAAGCGACGCCCAAGTCACAGTGGCCGAGTGATCCAGAGTATCTCGCGTCGATTGAAAAAACCTGGCTTGAACCCTTTGGTGACCGACGCCAAGAGTTGGTATTCATAGGGCAAAATTTGGATAAACTTGCCATGATCAAAGCGCTAGATGATTGCTTGATCAGTGAAGAGCAGGCCGCTTTGGGGCCAAAGAGTTGGCAACACCTTGCTGACCCGTTTACGGAGTGGGAGGCGTAA
- a CDS encoding L-threonylcarbamoyladenylate synthase, with amino-acid sequence MNTLKLAATSRQDLQTAAQLLQQGKRVALPTETVYGLAADATQPDAVKGIFAAKGRPANHPLIVHIGDIAQLSEWVESVSEDALTLAKTFWPGPLTLLLKKSTSCNSVVTGGLETVAVRIPSHPVMLSLLQKHRLAVAAPSANLYKQLSPTNADQVLDGLDGRIEAVVDGGDCLFGLESTIVDLTSEAIQVLRAGPITAHQLSECLGKPVTYPESHNVAVPGNVGSHYQPQTLLRLVGSLSQSLEQRDRSLTYAVLHTTAFAEEANVHSLAMPLDAQEYGNKLYRYLAKADKLKVDEIWLEQPPTGEEWNAIHDRLSRAALPL; translated from the coding sequence TTGAACACTCTAAAGTTGGCGGCCACTAGCCGCCAAGATTTACAAACAGCGGCTCAATTACTCCAGCAAGGTAAACGAGTGGCGCTTCCTACTGAGACAGTTTACGGTTTGGCTGCCGATGCAACCCAGCCCGATGCTGTCAAAGGGATTTTTGCAGCCAAAGGAAGGCCGGCTAATCACCCTCTCATTGTGCATATTGGGGATATTGCACAGCTATCTGAGTGGGTGGAGAGTGTTTCAGAAGATGCCTTAACGCTAGCCAAAACCTTTTGGCCCGGGCCGTTAACCTTGTTGTTGAAAAAATCGACGTCTTGCAATTCTGTGGTGACTGGCGGCCTGGAAACCGTTGCAGTGCGTATTCCTTCTCATCCTGTCATGTTGTCGTTATTACAAAAACATCGCCTGGCCGTCGCGGCGCCGTCAGCGAACTTGTATAAACAGCTCAGCCCCACCAATGCCGATCAGGTTCTAGATGGGCTTGATGGTCGTATTGAAGCGGTAGTGGATGGCGGGGATTGTCTGTTCGGTTTGGAATCGACGATTGTTGATCTTACGTCTGAGGCGATTCAAGTGCTTAGAGCGGGCCCGATTACCGCACATCAATTGAGTGAATGTCTTGGTAAACCCGTTACTTACCCTGAGAGCCACAATGTGGCGGTACCAGGTAATGTAGGAAGTCACTACCAACCTCAAACCCTATTGCGTTTAGTGGGGAGCCTCTCCCAGTCACTAGAGCAACGTGATCGCTCTTTGACTTACGCGGTATTGCATACCACCGCTTTTGCTGAAGAAGCCAATGTACACAGCTTAGCCATGCCGCTTGATGCTCAGGAGTACGGCAATAAACTGTATCGCTATTTAGCCAAAGCAGATAAATTGAAAGTAGACGAAATTTGGTTAGAGCAGCCACCGACAGGTGAGGAATGGAATGCGATTCACGATAGGTTAAGTCGCGCTGCTCTACCATTGTAA
- a CDS encoding DUF2309 domain-containing protein, with product MNIKTITDNKSKPRTFQSVATQAASLIAPAWPLDRSIAVNPWWPQRHQTIDDTFAQQAVLTGFHGLMPVSYYRAHWQAQIQPHHLMEAKRQCQSPLDEQDLVAVIRGELGDIGRWKTLAMLMDDMVPSEQGHSWEQEIIQQVSQFIALYHQYPERFDAEGGKSGQHLYQSWLEVVCLDKGIKTLLGVDLLDYFNRLPKTLSALFEHVEHQWQDVWYDEQGALTFTRGSLNQLSGWAGWQAWLDWQSGLEQKTTDEPHALGLVAILLAWDTVLMHWLLKNNTEAALKIRQRIKHQSMQLESLVSSAKQVLEPLWVWQCALEISIQDDWVTKIKQTSIEPLSELPELQAIFCIDVRSEPMRRAIEAQKQGFETLGFAGFFGVPVSYQTQDGNVTRPQLPGLLAPNFVAKSTRVQPERWFRMTHLGWQNSFEKPASNLGMVEAGGLLKLVSLFKRAVLEQGTDNPVNKEARKNQRWQLERHDIALTVAEKAELGAGILKAIGISQRLAKVILLTGHGSQTCNNHTASGLDCGACGGQTGEVNVKVLAALLNDKAVREKMAEFGVLVPEQTVFYAALHNTTTDDIDVFEAPNQAAWLADIDNASQLARKNRSKQFADIDEPSPEEMVRFFKHRATNWAQMRPEWGLCNNAGVFIAPRHLTKNIDFSGRAFLHEYHVSQDPEFSQLEKIMTAPLLVMNWINLQYYASVTMPDKYGSGNKLLHNVVGGRIGVFEGNGGDLRIGLSHQSVHDGEKYRHQPVRLNAFIQAPKSAIEAILARHADVAALADNQWLFLYQIDEDHQVWRYHNKHWQLK from the coding sequence ATGAATATCAAGACTATAACAGACAATAAGAGCAAGCCTCGAACATTTCAATCGGTTGCCACTCAAGCGGCGTCTTTGATTGCCCCTGCCTGGCCTTTAGATCGCTCTATCGCGGTTAACCCTTGGTGGCCTCAGCGACATCAAACCATTGACGATACTTTTGCACAACAAGCGGTACTGACAGGGTTTCACGGGTTGATGCCGGTCTCTTACTATCGAGCGCATTGGCAAGCGCAAATCCAGCCCCACCATTTGATGGAAGCGAAACGCCAATGCCAATCGCCTTTGGATGAGCAGGACTTAGTCGCTGTTATTCGTGGTGAGCTTGGCGACATTGGTCGATGGAAAACCTTGGCGATGTTGATGGATGACATGGTGCCTTCGGAACAAGGACACAGCTGGGAGCAAGAAATTATTCAGCAAGTGAGTCAGTTTATCGCTCTTTATCATCAATACCCTGAGCGATTTGATGCCGAAGGAGGCAAGAGCGGTCAGCACCTTTATCAAAGTTGGTTGGAGGTGGTGTGTCTAGACAAAGGGATTAAAACCTTACTTGGGGTCGATCTATTGGATTACTTCAACCGATTACCCAAAACTTTGTCAGCTTTGTTTGAGCATGTCGAACATCAATGGCAAGACGTATGGTATGACGAACAAGGCGCGTTGACGTTTACTCGCGGCTCTCTTAATCAGTTATCGGGGTGGGCCGGTTGGCAAGCTTGGCTTGATTGGCAATCTGGATTGGAACAAAAAACCACAGATGAACCACATGCGCTGGGCTTAGTGGCTATTTTGTTGGCATGGGATACCGTACTCATGCACTGGCTACTCAAAAACAATACGGAAGCGGCGTTGAAAATTCGCCAACGCATCAAGCATCAATCGATGCAATTAGAGAGCTTAGTGAGCAGTGCTAAGCAGGTACTTGAACCACTTTGGGTATGGCAATGTGCGTTGGAAATCAGCATTCAAGACGATTGGGTGACGAAGATCAAGCAAACCTCGATAGAGCCTTTGTCCGAGCTCCCTGAATTACAGGCGATCTTTTGTATCGACGTACGCTCTGAGCCGATGAGACGAGCGATTGAGGCCCAGAAACAAGGGTTTGAAACCTTGGGCTTCGCCGGCTTTTTTGGGGTACCTGTTTCTTATCAAACACAAGATGGCAACGTTACTCGACCACAATTACCAGGGCTACTCGCGCCGAACTTTGTTGCTAAATCCACGCGTGTTCAGCCTGAACGTTGGTTTCGTATGACCCATTTGGGCTGGCAAAATAGTTTTGAAAAGCCGGCATCCAATTTAGGCATGGTAGAAGCGGGAGGGCTACTTAAATTGGTCAGCCTGTTTAAGCGCGCTGTGTTAGAGCAAGGAACCGATAACCCAGTGAATAAAGAAGCGCGTAAAAACCAGCGCTGGCAACTTGAGCGACATGATATTGCTCTAACCGTAGCAGAAAAAGCGGAGCTAGGGGCAGGTATTTTAAAGGCGATAGGCATTAGTCAGCGTCTAGCTAAGGTGATTTTGCTGACAGGCCACGGTAGCCAAACGTGTAACAATCACACTGCTTCAGGGCTTGATTGTGGTGCGTGTGGTGGTCAAACCGGAGAGGTCAATGTCAAAGTACTGGCGGCTTTACTCAATGATAAAGCTGTGCGTGAGAAAATGGCGGAGTTTGGGGTGTTAGTCCCTGAGCAAACGGTATTTTATGCGGCTTTACACAATACCACTACCGACGATATCGATGTGTTTGAAGCGCCAAATCAAGCCGCGTGGTTAGCAGATATCGACAACGCATCGCAATTGGCACGTAAAAATCGATCAAAACAATTTGCCGATATCGATGAGCCTTCACCAGAAGAAATGGTGAGGTTTTTCAAGCACAGAGCGACAAACTGGGCTCAAATGCGTCCGGAATGGGGGCTGTGTAATAACGCTGGTGTGTTTATTGCTCCGAGGCATTTGACAAAAAATATCGATTTTTCTGGACGTGCGTTTTTACATGAATATCATGTCAGCCAAGATCCAGAGTTTAGCCAGCTTGAAAAGATCATGACAGCACCTTTGTTGGTAATGAACTGGATAAACCTGCAGTATTATGCTTCAGTGACCATGCCTGACAAATACGGTAGTGGCAACAAGTTGCTGCATAACGTCGTGGGTGGGCGCATTGGTGTTTTCGAGGGCAATGGTGGGGATTTGCGTATTGGCTTATCACATCAGTCGGTGCATGACGGAGAAAAATACCGTCATCAACCCGTGCGATTAAATGCGTTTATTCAAGCGCCTAAATCGGCAATTGAAGCCATTCTTGCTCGCCACGCGGATGTCGCAGCACTGGCTGATAATCAATGGTTGTTTCTTTATCAAATCGACGAAGACCACCAAGTTTGGCGTTATCACAATAAGCATTGGCAATTAAAGTAG
- a CDS encoding NADH-quinone oxidoreductase subunit L → MLSLFLLTPLKYSLLGLIAILGATILRYSWVAFAGESDRRRFLQALLMTMGSVVLVIISNHLVVFWLAWVAVSLCLHRLILFYPLRPRAQLAAHKKFLLARFSEGLLAIAFVFLYHQFDTFSIHDIVHLAATQGPSISVSIAATLLAVVAMIKCAQLPAHGWLIQVVEAPTPVSALLHAGIVNLGGILLLFFAPILAASALASWLVIILAGVSTVVAGLISTTRISIKVKLAWSTSSQMGLMLVEVALGLYEMALLHLFAHSFYKAYSFLNSGNTVNHYLAAKLAGKVKPSIRHWGWALALSALVLIVGQVLFSVMTSAAATMLVWFALAALILPSIAHQAPVKARAISIAMSLGLSALLLTLYTLAKHNLAPLMGLDAPLNLYADLFIAVLFEILFVLSIALQYWPHHPWVKKLFIWLNAGAYLDEWATRITLRLWPSSTLIQMQSAQWQSKSEVK, encoded by the coding sequence ATGCTTTCTCTATTTCTCTTAACCCCTTTGAAATACAGCTTATTGGGACTTATTGCGATCCTTGGCGCGACCATTTTGCGTTACAGCTGGGTTGCATTCGCCGGAGAGTCAGACCGTCGCCGCTTTTTACAGGCTTTACTGATGACCATGGGCTCCGTTGTTTTGGTGATCATCAGTAACCACTTGGTGGTGTTTTGGTTAGCTTGGGTGGCGGTAAGCCTTTGCTTACATCGGTTGATTTTATTTTACCCATTAAGGCCACGTGCACAGCTTGCTGCTCACAAAAAGTTTCTTCTCGCCCGTTTTAGTGAAGGGCTGCTTGCCATTGCATTTGTTTTTCTCTATCACCAGTTTGATACCTTCTCCATTCATGACATTGTGCATTTGGCCGCGACTCAAGGTCCGAGCATCAGTGTGTCGATTGCGGCGACGTTATTGGCGGTGGTTGCCATGATCAAGTGTGCTCAACTGCCTGCTCATGGCTGGTTGATTCAGGTGGTCGAAGCACCCACCCCGGTTTCTGCTTTGTTACATGCAGGGATCGTTAACCTCGGTGGTATCTTGTTATTGTTTTTTGCCCCTATTTTGGCGGCCAGTGCATTGGCCTCCTGGTTAGTGATCATCCTTGCGGGAGTCAGTACTGTTGTTGCTGGATTGATCAGCACAACTCGGATCAGCATCAAGGTTAAATTGGCTTGGTCTACCAGCTCTCAAATGGGACTGATGTTAGTTGAAGTGGCATTAGGGCTTTATGAGATGGCGTTGTTGCACTTGTTTGCTCACTCGTTTTACAAGGCGTATTCCTTCTTAAACAGCGGCAATACGGTCAATCATTATCTGGCGGCAAAGCTGGCCGGTAAAGTGAAGCCGTCAATTCGTCATTGGGGGTGGGCATTGGCACTGTCGGCATTGGTGTTAATCGTGGGGCAAGTGCTGTTTAGTGTCATGACCAGTGCTGCAGCAACCATGCTGGTTTGGTTTGCTTTAGCCGCGCTAATACTGCCAAGTATTGCTCATCAGGCGCCGGTCAAAGCTAGGGCAATCAGTATCGCAATGTCATTGGGGTTGTCAGCTTTGTTACTGACCTTATACACACTGGCTAAGCATAACTTGGCACCTTTGATGGGCTTGGATGCGCCATTAAACCTGTATGCCGATTTGTTTATTGCTGTGTTGTTTGAAATTTTGTTTGTGTTGTCCATCGCTCTTCAATATTGGCCACATCATCCTTGGGTTAAAAAATTATTTATCTGGCTTAACGCCGGAGCCTACTTAGATGAGTGGGCAACGCGGATCACACTGCGCTTATGGCCGAGTAGTACATTAATTCAAATGCAGAGCGCTCAGTGGCAATCAAAATCAGAGGTAAAATAA
- a CDS encoding LysR family transcriptional regulator, translated as MDRLNYHHLFYFWQVAKKGNLTHTAQELHISQSALSAQIKQLEQSFNVQLFERKGRNLQLTESGYHALSYAEDIFRNGEELTTLLTSGKALPGATLRIGILSTLSRNFTEQFIQPLINQSDCRYTLQSMSQAGLLNALNELQLDIALTTIAVSGSHKPHWQTRVLARQAVSIIGPPGLPLNTSLDDSYQNQRWVLPYGESALRSAFDALSAQYNLQPEIVAESDDMAMLRLLARDTQALAVMPEVVVKDELDNHQLSSYVQLPSVYESFYAVTVKRKMVHPKLDILFRPLTP; from the coding sequence ATGGACAGACTCAATTACCATCACCTTTTTTATTTTTGGCAAGTCGCCAAGAAAGGTAACCTCACCCATACTGCTCAAGAGCTACACATCTCGCAATCGGCATTGTCTGCGCAAATAAAGCAGTTAGAACAATCATTTAACGTTCAACTTTTTGAACGCAAAGGACGAAACTTACAGTTGACTGAAAGTGGTTATCACGCCTTGAGTTACGCTGAAGATATTTTTAGAAATGGTGAAGAGCTCACCACCTTATTGACCAGTGGTAAAGCCCTGCCCGGTGCCACGTTAAGAATCGGTATTCTTTCTACTCTATCGAGAAACTTTACTGAGCAATTTATACAACCCCTCATCAATCAAAGTGATTGTCGTTACACCTTGCAATCCATGAGTCAAGCCGGGCTACTCAATGCACTAAACGAACTGCAACTCGACATTGCACTGACTACGATTGCCGTGAGTGGCTCACACAAACCGCATTGGCAAACACGAGTACTCGCCAGACAAGCGGTTTCCATTATTGGACCACCAGGCTTGCCTTTAAATACTTCCCTAGATGACAGTTATCAAAATCAACGCTGGGTACTCCCCTACGGTGAGAGTGCACTGCGCAGTGCGTTTGACGCCCTGTCAGCACAATATAATTTGCAGCCAGAAATTGTCGCCGAATCCGATGACATGGCCATGCTGCGATTGTTGGCACGAGATACCCAGGCGCTAGCGGTAATGCCGGAAGTAGTGGTCAAAGATGAGCTCGATAATCATCAATTAAGCAGCTATGTGCAACTGCCAAGTGTCTACGAGAGTTTTTATGCCGTTACCGTGAAGCGAAAAATGGTTCACCCTAAGCTCGACATTTTGTTTCGCCCATTGACACCATGA
- a CDS encoding substrate-binding domain-containing protein: protein MKMLIVISTVVVSVFTTAPTWANSTNDYIQHAKSVVKKASSTQFPPFTLPNTPQAAKNKTVIFVTSDLKNNGVLGVVKGFMEASRAIGWKTRIIDGAGTFDGQYSALEQAISLNPDGIVVGGFNPDKMETLLKKSHTAGIKTVAWHASPDPGPMPKYYISTNITSSSDDVAKVSAMYAIADSNGRANVVILTDSAYKIAIHKAKVMEDYIKKCRSCKVLNYIDEPLAKTSSRIPKLTYNLIQDFKGQYGYTLAINDLYFDYMAPTLHSLGKNQTNAPKNISAGDGSQSAFERIRNKDFQVATVAEPLNLHGWQTIDELNRLFNKKPISNYVTPVHLVTPDNIDEAGGDRNTYDPDNGYREFYSDAWNQ from the coding sequence ATGAAAATGCTCATTGTTATTTCAACCGTTGTGGTGTCTGTTTTCACCACCGCCCCAACTTGGGCAAACTCAACCAATGACTATATTCAACATGCCAAATCTGTTGTTAAAAAAGCATCATCGACCCAATTCCCTCCTTTTACATTGCCCAATACTCCTCAAGCGGCGAAAAATAAAACCGTTATTTTTGTCACTTCAGATCTAAAAAACAATGGTGTTTTAGGGGTTGTGAAAGGGTTTATGGAAGCGAGCAGAGCAATAGGGTGGAAAACGCGGATTATCGACGGTGCTGGCACCTTTGACGGCCAATACTCAGCGCTTGAGCAAGCCATCAGCTTAAATCCAGACGGCATCGTAGTTGGTGGCTTTAACCCGGATAAAATGGAAACATTATTAAAAAAATCCCACACCGCAGGCATCAAAACCGTCGCTTGGCACGCGAGCCCAGACCCTGGCCCCATGCCAAAGTATTATATTTCAACCAACATCACCAGCTCCTCAGATGACGTAGCAAAAGTCTCGGCCATGTACGCCATCGCCGATTCAAATGGTCGCGCCAATGTGGTCATCTTAACCGACAGTGCTTATAAAATTGCAATTCACAAAGCCAAAGTGATGGAAGACTATATTAAAAAATGTCGGAGCTGTAAGGTTTTGAATTATATCGATGAACCACTCGCCAAAACGTCAAGTCGCATTCCCAAGCTCACCTATAACCTCATACAAGATTTCAAAGGCCAATATGGGTACACACTTGCCATAAACGATCTCTATTTCGACTATATGGCCCCAACGTTACACTCTTTGGGCAAAAATCAAACCAATGCACCAAAAAATATCTCTGCTGGCGATGGTAGTCAGTCAGCTTTTGAACGAATTCGCAATAAAGATTTTCAGGTTGCGACCGTGGCCGAACCGCTCAACTTGCACGGCTGGCAAACCATTGATGAACTCAATCGGCTGTTTAATAAAAAACCGATCAGTAATTACGTCACCCCCGTACATCTCGTAACGCCTGATAATATCGATGAAGCCGGTGGTGATAGAAATACTTATGATCCGGACAATGGTTATAGAGAATTTTATTCTGACGCTTGGAATCAGTAA